A genomic region of Pseudomonadota bacterium contains the following coding sequences:
- a CDS encoding efflux RND transporter periplasmic adaptor subunit, with the protein MNRTFVTCFLIVTLTSACKKGAEPGHTEAREHGEGTGHSEEGEHHDEGHGNEVRISPEAAERAGIRVGRAEKRALTGGVAIPAEIQFEPSSTAHVAALVSGRITKVAVALGDRVRRGQLLGVVASSDVSTARSRLDQARARLTAAESTLRRQQQLSTEGIGAQRSLVDAEAQVGELRAEVDGLRRQLSVFGSGSGGELALTSPIDGVVVDLHATLGEAAMPEQPVFIVTDPTKVWVRGNVPELEIARVQSGSAALVRLHAFPDLSMPGTITYVAPALDERTRSLPIRVSLQAPDARLRSGLFGSIELLGGSADERVVVVPADSVAQLDGQNVVFVPADEPNTFRPQPVALGRHAGGYFEVRSGLLEGASFALSGAFTLKSALRSGELSEGHEH; encoded by the coding sequence ATGAACCGCACGTTCGTCACTTGCTTCTTGATCGTCACACTGACCTCCGCCTGCAAGAAGGGCGCTGAGCCCGGCCATACCGAGGCGCGCGAGCACGGTGAAGGTACGGGGCACAGCGAGGAGGGTGAGCACCACGACGAGGGGCACGGGAACGAGGTTCGAATCTCGCCAGAAGCGGCCGAGCGCGCGGGGATCCGAGTCGGACGTGCGGAGAAGCGGGCGCTCACCGGCGGCGTCGCCATCCCGGCCGAGATCCAGTTCGAGCCCAGCAGCACGGCCCATGTAGCGGCCCTCGTCTCGGGTCGAATCACGAAAGTTGCGGTGGCACTCGGTGACCGTGTCCGGCGCGGGCAGCTTCTGGGGGTCGTCGCGTCGAGCGACGTATCTACCGCTCGCTCTCGTCTCGACCAGGCTCGTGCGCGTCTCACCGCAGCAGAGTCCACGCTCCGACGGCAGCAGCAACTCTCGACGGAGGGTATCGGAGCCCAGCGCTCGCTCGTCGATGCCGAGGCCCAAGTTGGAGAGCTTCGCGCCGAGGTAGACGGCCTTCGTCGGCAGCTCTCCGTGTTTGGGTCGGGGAGTGGCGGAGAGCTGGCGTTGACCTCGCCCATCGACGGGGTCGTCGTCGACCTGCACGCCACGCTCGGCGAGGCTGCGATGCCCGAGCAACCCGTGTTTATCGTGACGGACCCGACCAAGGTCTGGGTGCGCGGCAATGTTCCTGAGCTTGAGATTGCACGCGTCCAGTCGGGGTCGGCAGCACTGGTGCGACTACACGCGTTTCCAGATCTGTCGATGCCAGGGACGATCACCTACGTCGCGCCGGCTCTCGACGAACGGACCCGTTCGCTGCCAATTCGCGTCTCCCTGCAAGCGCCAGATGCTCGCCTCCGCAGCGGGCTCTTCGGGAGCATTGAGCTGCTTGGCGGCTCCGCCGATGAGCGCGTGGTCGTAGTGCCCGCCGATTCGGTTGCCCAGCTCGATGGTCAGAACGTCGTCTTCGTGCCGGCGGACGAGCCAAACACATTTCGGCCGCAGCCAGTAGCTCTGGGACGTCACGCGGGCGGCTATTTCGAAGTCCGCTCAGGCCTTTTAGAAGGCGCCAGCTTCGCGTTGTCCGGTGCCTTCACGCTGAAGAGCGCCCTTCGGAGCGGCGAGCTCTCCGAAGGCCACGAGCACTGA